A section of the Candidatus Binataceae bacterium genome encodes:
- a CDS encoding amidohydrolase family protein, giving the protein MANNVINKPIISSDSHIMEPPDTYIARIDSKYKDTAPRVVWQEKGGDVYVIDGMKQTIPMGLVAAAGVPAEGLATSARFAKFDDLHRGGWDPEARMADQDRDGVDAEVIYPSVGMVLCNHPDADYKKACFDAYNIWIAEYCSPHPDRLLGLGQTAMRTPEEGINDLEKMKSMGLRGVMMPGFPTLEDYDSKIYDEFFEAAISLKMPLSFHILTSREGVANPPRGPKANSFMSIIRGNQDIMGMFILGGVFERHPKLKIACVEADAGWVPHFMYRMDHAYDRHRYWLDMAKLSKVPSEYFRENIYTTFQDDWVAFKSTDMLNPHRLMWANDFPHSDSTWPNSQELLQKHSQSLTQDEKNWILHDNVAELYGIAN; this is encoded by the coding sequence ATGGCAAACAATGTGATCAATAAGCCCATTATCTCCTCCGATTCGCACATCATGGAGCCGCCTGATACCTACATCGCGCGAATCGATAGCAAGTATAAAGACACCGCCCCGCGCGTCGTGTGGCAGGAAAAAGGCGGCGACGTATATGTGATCGACGGCATGAAGCAGACCATCCCGATGGGCCTCGTTGCCGCGGCCGGTGTGCCCGCCGAGGGCCTGGCGACTTCGGCGCGATTCGCCAAGTTCGACGATCTTCATCGCGGCGGATGGGATCCCGAGGCGCGCATGGCCGACCAGGATCGCGATGGTGTCGATGCCGAAGTGATCTACCCCAGTGTCGGCATGGTGCTCTGCAATCATCCCGATGCCGACTACAAGAAGGCCTGCTTCGATGCGTACAACATCTGGATCGCCGAGTATTGCAGCCCGCATCCGGATCGGCTGCTCGGCCTCGGCCAGACCGCGATGCGCACGCCGGAGGAGGGCATCAACGACCTCGAAAAGATGAAGTCCATGGGTCTGCGCGGCGTGATGATGCCGGGCTTTCCGACCCTCGAGGATTACGACAGCAAAATCTACGACGAGTTCTTCGAGGCCGCGATTTCCCTCAAGATGCCGCTCAGCTTTCACATCCTGACCTCGCGCGAGGGCGTCGCGAATCCTCCGCGCGGACCAAAGGCCAACTCCTTCATGTCAATTATCCGGGGCAACCAGGACATCATGGGGATGTTCATACTCGGCGGCGTCTTTGAGCGTCATCCGAAACTCAAGATCGCCTGCGTCGAGGCGGACGCCGGATGGGTTCCGCATTTCATGTACCGGATGGACCACGCCTACGATCGGCATCGCTATTGGCTCGATATGGCGAAGCTCTCGAAGGTGCCGAGTGAGTATTTTCGCGAGAATATCTACACGACATTCCAGGACGACTGGGTAGCGTTCAAGAGCACCGACATGCTGAATCCGCATCGCCTCATGTGGGCGAACGACTTCCCGCACAGCGATTCGACGTGGCCTAATTCGCAGGAGCTGCTGCAAAAGCATTCGCAATCGCTCACGCAGGACGAAAAGAACTGGATCCTCCACGACAACGTCGCGGAGCTATACGGGATCGCGAACTAG
- a CDS encoding amidohydrolase family protein, with the protein MYDLLIKNGTVVDGTGAPRRVADVAVKDGKVAEIGKITGGAAQIVDAYGLVVAPGFVDPHTHYDAQICWDSQITPSSWHGVTSVVMGNCGVGLAPCLPKAHDIAALDLVNVEAIPYDVLKRGITWDWESFPSYMEAAGRRGSAINLGFLAPLTPFRHYVMGEDSMERAATSAETEQISALLREAISAGALGVSHTTGVQHVGYKGRPLACRLADRAELGAYARVLRALGKGVIEITLTQNFGHIQDHEIDLLKFLLDEGERPITWLAIFDLEDRPNASAETLDRAEPLIKRGAIPQMTCRPLIAEIEFKTGMSFSLMKSWQPAVDQPPEKLKKLYADPEFRAAVVDEMSRGVLRRNWKRVEVCDVSRPELKGLVGKTVAEIARDRGREGQEFETMLDLAIEDDLNISFAQAIFNNNEERLAKLINDPRPMIGLSDAGAHVSLLCDAGYCTYLLGHWVRELEAITLEYAVKRLTSEPADFFGLKGRGRLAAGNNADIAIFDPATVGSARRGTMTDDLPGGGRRLIMPATGVIHTFVNGVPVYKDGRYTGATPGAVLHS; encoded by the coding sequence ATGTACGACTTGCTAATCAAGAATGGAACTGTGGTTGACGGAACGGGAGCGCCGCGCCGCGTCGCAGACGTCGCCGTGAAAGACGGCAAGGTCGCCGAGATCGGCAAGATCACCGGCGGCGCCGCGCAGATCGTCGATGCCTATGGCCTCGTCGTCGCGCCCGGCTTCGTCGATCCGCACACGCACTACGATGCGCAGATCTGCTGGGACTCGCAGATCACGCCCTCGTCGTGGCACGGAGTCACCAGCGTCGTGATGGGAAACTGCGGTGTCGGCCTCGCGCCCTGTCTGCCGAAGGCGCACGATATCGCGGCGCTCGATCTCGTCAACGTCGAAGCAATTCCGTACGACGTCCTCAAGCGTGGCATCACGTGGGATTGGGAGAGCTTTCCCAGCTACATGGAAGCGGCGGGACGCCGCGGCAGCGCGATCAACCTGGGGTTCCTCGCACCGCTCACGCCGTTTCGCCATTACGTGATGGGCGAGGATTCGATGGAGCGTGCCGCAACGTCCGCCGAGACCGAGCAAATCTCGGCGCTTCTGCGCGAGGCGATCAGTGCGGGCGCGCTCGGCGTATCGCACACGACGGGCGTCCAGCACGTCGGATATAAAGGACGGCCCCTTGCCTGCCGCCTGGCGGATCGCGCTGAGCTCGGCGCCTATGCGCGCGTGCTACGCGCCCTCGGCAAGGGCGTGATCGAGATCACGCTGACGCAGAACTTCGGCCATATTCAGGATCACGAGATCGATCTGCTGAAGTTCCTGCTCGATGAAGGCGAGCGGCCAATCACGTGGCTTGCGATCTTCGACCTCGAGGACAGGCCGAACGCGAGCGCCGAGACGCTCGACCGCGCCGAACCGCTAATCAAACGCGGCGCGATTCCGCAGATGACTTGCCGTCCGCTGATCGCGGAAATCGAATTCAAAACCGGCATGTCGTTTTCGCTGATGAAATCGTGGCAGCCGGCTGTCGATCAGCCGCCCGAGAAGCTCAAGAAGCTCTACGCCGATCCCGAGTTTCGCGCCGCCGTCGTTGACGAGATGAGCCGCGGCGTTCTGAGGCGCAATTGGAAGCGCGTCGAGGTCTGCGATGTCAGCCGGCCGGAGCTGAAAGGCCTGGTGGGCAAGACCGTCGCGGAGATCGCGCGCGATCGCGGCCGCGAAGGCCAGGAATTCGAGACGATGCTCGATCTCGCGATCGAGGACGACCTCAACATCTCGTTCGCGCAGGCGATCTTCAACAACAACGAAGAGCGACTCGCGAAGTTGATCAACGATCCGCGTCCGATGATCGGGCTGTCCGATGCGGGCGCGCACGTGAGCCTGCTCTGCGACGCGGGCTACTGCACGTACCTGCTCGGGCACTGGGTGCGCGAGCTTGAGGCGATCACGCTGGAATATGCGGTCAAGCGGCTCACGTCGGAGCCGGCGGATTTCTTCGGGCTCAAGGGGCGCGGCCGTCTCGCGGCCGGCAACAACGCCGATATCGCGATCTTCGATCCCGCTACCGTCGGATCGGCGCGGCGCGGCACGATGACCGACGATCTGCCCGGCGGTGGCAGGCGTCTGATCATGCCGGCGACCGGGGTGATTCACACTTTCGTCAACGGCGTGCCGGTTTACAAAGACGGCCGCTACACCGGCGCGACGCCTGGCGCGGTGCTGCATTCATAA
- a CDS encoding LLM class flavin-dependent oxidoreductase: protein MKLGASIIFQNYFRGEKPDWQIYEEDLALADMVEPLGFDSLWGVEHHFSPYTMLPDVLQFLTYMAGRTKRVGLGSMVVVLPWHDPVRVAEQVAMLDMYCGNRELTLGFGRGAGRIEYNGFRVPMSESRERFSEAAEIVRMALTQERFSYDGKYYQIPDMSIRPHPRRKDLTERFYGAIISPETGDIMARQGMGMLVIPQKPWIEHKKDYDHFKESCAKFGHRAKRPVVSTFFYCAETEREANEAAEQWIGNYSDTAVAHYEYDEPEHFRGAKGYEFHARMADATKKSATSFREMFTRTQVFGTPEKVIESLREISATMDAAEFVGFFKYGGMPLEVAQRSMKLFATKVLPHIQRDTGEQHNVAAGR, encoded by the coding sequence ATGAAGCTCGGAGCATCGATCATTTTTCAGAACTACTTCCGTGGCGAAAAACCCGACTGGCAGATATACGAGGAGGACCTCGCGCTGGCGGATATGGTCGAGCCGCTCGGCTTCGATTCGCTATGGGGCGTCGAGCATCACTTCTCGCCGTACACGATGCTTCCCGACGTGCTGCAGTTCCTCACTTATATGGCGGGGCGGACGAAACGCGTCGGGCTTGGCTCGATGGTCGTGGTGTTGCCGTGGCACGATCCAGTGCGCGTCGCCGAGCAGGTTGCGATGCTCGATATGTATTGCGGCAATCGCGAGTTGACTCTTGGTTTCGGCCGCGGCGCCGGACGGATCGAGTATAACGGATTCCGCGTGCCGATGAGCGAATCGCGCGAGCGCTTCAGCGAAGCCGCCGAAATCGTGCGGATGGCGCTGACGCAGGAGCGTTTTTCCTACGACGGCAAGTACTACCAGATTCCCGACATGAGCATCCGGCCTCATCCGCGGCGCAAGGATCTGACCGAGCGTTTCTACGGCGCGATCATCTCGCCCGAAACCGGCGATATCATGGCGCGCCAGGGTATGGGGATGCTGGTGATCCCGCAGAAGCCGTGGATCGAGCACAAAAAGGACTACGATCATTTCAAGGAGTCGTGCGCGAAGTTCGGCCACAGGGCGAAGCGCCCTGTCGTGTCGACATTCTTCTACTGCGCGGAGACTGAGCGCGAAGCCAACGAAGCCGCCGAGCAATGGATCGGCAACTACTCCGACACCGCCGTCGCTCATTATGAATACGACGAGCCCGAGCATTTCCGCGGCGCCAAGGGCTACGAGTTCCACGCGCGGATGGCCGACGCGACCAAGAAGAGCGCGACCTCGTTCCGCGAGATGTTCACCAGGACGCAGGTCTTTGGCACGCCGGAAAAAGTGATCGAATCGCTACGCGAGATCTCCGCGACGATGGACGCTGCCGAATTCGTCGGCTTCTTCAAGTATGGCGGGATGCCGCTGGAAGTGGCACAACGCAGCATGAAGCTGTTCGCGACCAAGGTGTTGCCGCATATCCAGCGCGACACTGGCGAGCAACACAACGTAGCCGCCGGCCGTTGA
- a CDS encoding cytochrome P450 → MDHHFIDEALSDPGFFIDHDPHPLWKELRQTDPVHWTQGSGKPFWSVTRYDDIIAVVSEPNLFSSAYLIGLPSSPEMEQVTPQMLGAGEMMLMTDPPLHGAMRRAFNRLLLPRAVGRFEAPGPQLVREIIEEAMASGQCDFVVDVAARMPMAFICEIMGIPRQDWPDMFKWGNMVAGNEDPEYQVDSGSALDTRQVGSRSIGLYCVQAALERRGGDGEDLLSVLGNATINGRPLSRTELAHNGLLYVGAGLETTRNAISAGLLALIEHPQQMDLLLEHPEIMPTAIEEILRWASPVTHFARVATADTELGGKAIHVGDRVALWFPSANRDEAVFKDPYNFDLRRTPNEHIAFSKGEHFCGGAHLARLELRLTLQELLPRLRQIRITGRVERLRSNFLAGIKHMPVRFAESQNAA, encoded by the coding sequence ATGGACCATCACTTTATCGATGAGGCTTTGAGCGATCCCGGCTTCTTCATCGATCACGATCCTCATCCCCTGTGGAAGGAGTTGCGTCAAACCGACCCCGTCCACTGGACGCAAGGGTCGGGTAAACCGTTCTGGTCAGTCACACGCTACGACGACATCATCGCGGTCGTCAGCGAGCCGAATCTTTTCAGCTCCGCCTACCTGATCGGCCTGCCGTCGAGTCCCGAGATGGAGCAGGTCACGCCCCAGATGCTCGGCGCGGGCGAGATGATGCTGATGACCGATCCTCCGCTACACGGTGCGATGCGCCGCGCGTTCAATCGCTTGCTGCTGCCGCGCGCAGTCGGACGCTTCGAAGCTCCGGGTCCGCAACTTGTGCGCGAGATCATCGAAGAAGCGATGGCGAGCGGCCAATGCGATTTCGTGGTCGATGTCGCAGCGCGGATGCCGATGGCATTCATCTGCGAGATCATGGGTATCCCACGCCAAGACTGGCCCGACATGTTCAAGTGGGGAAACATGGTGGCCGGCAACGAGGATCCTGAGTACCAGGTCGATTCGGGATCTGCCCTCGACACGCGGCAGGTCGGCTCGCGCAGTATCGGCCTCTACTGCGTTCAGGCCGCGCTCGAGCGACGCGGCGGCGACGGCGAAGACCTGCTGAGCGTCCTCGGCAACGCGACGATCAACGGCCGTCCGCTCTCGCGCACCGAGCTCGCACACAACGGCTTGCTCTATGTCGGCGCGGGCCTCGAGACGACCCGCAATGCGATTTCAGCTGGCCTGCTCGCCTTGATCGAACATCCGCAGCAGATGGATCTCCTGCTCGAGCATCCTGAGATCATGCCCACAGCGATCGAGGAGATTCTGCGTTGGGCGAGTCCTGTGACGCATTTCGCTCGGGTCGCAACGGCCGACACCGAGCTCGGCGGTAAAGCGATCCATGTGGGAGATCGCGTGGCGCTGTGGTTTCCATCGGCCAATCGCGACGAAGCAGTCTTCAAGGATCCATACAATTTTGATCTGAGGCGCACGCCCAACGAGCACATCGCATTCAGCAAGGGAGAGCATTTTTGCGGCGGCGCGCATCTCGCGCGGCTCGAATTGCGGCTGACGCTGCAAGAACTCCTGCCGCGCCTCAGGCAAATTCGAATTACGGGCAGAGTTGAACGCCTGCGCTCGAACTTCCTCGCTGGTATCAAGCACATGCCGGTGCGGTTCGCCGAGTCGCAGAATGCTGCGTGA
- a CDS encoding amidohydrolase family protein, which produces MRGYTIIDADTHVTETPEVWTSRAPAAMRDRVPRIETSPKGTQRWVLGDSKAFLATPGMTATAGRGSFKNPPRSYEEMHPGAYDPKARLKYMDEMGIWAMVMYPNVGGFGAQQFLKLNDPELMLTCVRIYNDWQTEWASADSRRLLPITSIPFWDVKAAAEEVRRCAKMGHRGILFTGDPQYFDQPLLGDPHWNPLWEIACDLDLPISFHVGSGDMSEGLLKNRVSSYGLAPAFTALAIDILLQNGRQVSDLIMSGVLNRYPAIKFVSVESGIGWIPFMLEAMDYQFIGNAVREERPEFKLMPSEYFVRNVYACYWFEQVAPRRLIDKIGADNVMFETDFPHPTSLYGQEVHDRIRDGLSDCEDSVRRKILWDNAQKLYKVASPSAADEAKRSSV; this is translated from the coding sequence ATGCGCGGCTACACCATTATCGATGCGGATACTCACGTCACCGAAACGCCCGAGGTGTGGACGAGTCGCGCGCCCGCCGCGATGCGCGATCGGGTGCCGCGCATTGAAACCTCGCCGAAGGGCACGCAGCGCTGGGTGCTCGGCGATAGTAAAGCTTTCCTTGCGACTCCCGGGATGACCGCAACCGCAGGGCGCGGCAGTTTCAAGAATCCGCCGCGCAGCTACGAGGAGATGCATCCGGGTGCTTACGATCCCAAGGCTCGCCTGAAATACATGGACGAGATGGGCATCTGGGCGATGGTGATGTATCCGAACGTGGGCGGCTTCGGCGCGCAGCAATTCCTCAAACTCAACGATCCTGAGTTGATGCTGACGTGCGTGCGCATCTACAACGATTGGCAGACCGAATGGGCGTCGGCCGACTCGCGGCGCCTGCTGCCGATTACCTCGATTCCATTCTGGGACGTGAAAGCCGCGGCCGAAGAGGTGCGCCGCTGCGCGAAGATGGGCCATCGCGGAATTCTCTTCACCGGTGACCCGCAATACTTCGATCAGCCGCTGCTCGGCGACCCGCATTGGAACCCGCTATGGGAGATCGCGTGCGATCTCGACCTGCCGATCAGTTTTCACGTCGGCTCGGGCGACATGTCGGAGGGACTGCTCAAAAATCGCGTATCGTCATACGGACTCGCGCCCGCGTTCACCGCGCTTGCGATCGACATCCTGCTGCAAAACGGCCGCCAGGTGAGCGACCTCATCATGTCGGGCGTGCTCAATCGTTATCCGGCGATCAAGTTCGTGTCGGTGGAAAGCGGTATCGGATGGATTCCGTTCATGCTCGAGGCAATGGACTATCAGTTCATCGGCAATGCCGTTCGCGAGGAGCGTCCCGAGTTCAAGCTGATGCCATCGGAGTACTTCGTGCGCAACGTGTACGCCTGCTACTGGTTCGAGCAGGTCGCGCCGCGCCGGCTGATCGACAAAATTGGAGCTGACAACGTGATGTTCGAGACTGACTTCCCGCATCCGACTTCGCTCTACGGCCAAGAGGTGCACGATCGGATCAGGGACGGACTTTCCGACTGCGAGGATTCGGTGCGCCGAAAGATCCTCTGGGACAATGCGCAGAAGCTGTACAAGGTCGCATCTCCCAGCGCAGCCGACGAAGCGAAGCGATCAAGCGTTTGA